In Candidatus Eisenbacteria bacterium, a single genomic region encodes these proteins:
- a CDS encoding glycosyltransferase family 2 protein, giving the protein MSTASIIVPAYNAADTLPKCLRALAPSIGTTTDLVVVDDGSTDASAAVAEALNVQVLRRPAPDGPAAARNHGVRHTTGEVLVFVDADVEVAPGAVARALETLAAAPELAGVFGSYDDRPSAPGLVSQFRNLLHHYVHQHGAAEAFTFWAGFGALRRDAFVAAGGFDERGAINAIEDVDLGYRLRASGFRLRLDRDMLCTHHKRWTLASMVRADVISRAVPWSRLVLRTGVAPPDLNLAGSQRWSVALAGVLVATLPLLAWPAARFVAAAAGLGVVALNGRFYGFLQRARGTAFAVACVPLHLLHFACGGFGFLWAWGESLLPRRTTRDAVA; this is encoded by the coding sequence CGTCGATCGGCACGACGACCGACCTCGTCGTCGTCGACGACGGATCCACGGACGCCAGCGCCGCCGTGGCCGAGGCCCTGAACGTGCAGGTGCTGCGCCGGCCGGCGCCCGACGGACCCGCCGCCGCCCGCAACCACGGCGTGCGGCACACCACGGGCGAGGTCCTCGTCTTCGTCGACGCGGACGTCGAGGTGGCTCCCGGCGCCGTGGCGCGGGCACTGGAGACGCTCGCGGCGGCGCCGGAGCTGGCCGGCGTGTTCGGGTCCTACGACGACCGACCGTCGGCGCCGGGGCTCGTGTCGCAGTTCCGCAACCTCCTCCACCACTACGTGCACCAGCACGGCGCCGCCGAGGCGTTCACCTTCTGGGCGGGCTTCGGTGCCCTGCGCCGGGATGCGTTCGTCGCGGCCGGCGGCTTCGACGAGCGCGGGGCCATCAACGCGATCGAGGACGTGGATCTCGGATATCGCCTGCGCGCGTCCGGCTTCCGCCTGCGCCTCGACCGCGACATGCTCTGCACGCACCACAAGCGCTGGACGCTCGCATCCATGGTGCGGGCCGACGTCATCTCGCGTGCCGTGCCGTGGTCGCGTCTCGTGCTCCGAACCGGCGTGGCGCCGCCCGACCTCAACCTCGCGGGGTCGCAGCGCTGGAGCGTCGCGCTCGCGGGCGTCCTCGTCGCGACCCTTCCCCTCCTCGCCTGGCCGGCGGCACGTTTCGTTGCGGCCGCGGCCGGGCTCGGGGTCGTCGCGCTCAACGGGCGGTTCTACGGCTTCCTGCAACGTGCGCGCGGCACCGCGTTCGCCGTCGCGTGCGTGCCGCTCCACCTGCTCCACTTCGCATGCGGTGGCTTCGGCTTTCTCTGGGCGTGGGGAGAATCCCTGCTGCCGCGCAGGACGACACGCGATGCCGTCGCGTGA